CTCCTGCCATAGCTCCTTGAATGCTTCCAATTTCATTTTCCAAATACCAATTGTTACGCAAGAAAGAATATGGGATACCTGTCTTAATGATGGCTGCTTCTGTCGCAACATGAGGAGGAGCCATTATATTTTTGCTTTCTGTTGCGTTTGCTAAACTTGTGTAAACAATAAATTTTACCCCTGCATGATCAGCTGCTTGGACAGCATTAGTATGTTGACGAATTCTCGTTTCATTGTCACCATCCGCAGATATAATTAATAAGCGGTCAATCCCTTTAAAAGCATTTTCTAATGTTTCCGGATGATCAAAATCTCCATGACGAACTTCTACCCCTCGACTACGAAGTCCTTCAGTTTTCTCTGGGTTTCTAACACTTACTGCCAACTCTCTTGCAGGTATAGATTTCAATAATGATTCTACAACCTTTGAACCTAATTTCCCTGTTGCTCCTGTAACTAATATTTTCATTTTGTCTTCCTCCAATTCAGATTTACCTGTAACAATATCGATTACATGTAATAATTTTAATTACATGTAATCTATTTGTCAACATGTATGCAAAATGCTATTTATTATTTCTTTCGTAATTTGGTATAATAAACTTGTAATCAAATTAATTACATGATGAAGAAATAAAATCAATAACGGAAAAGTTACTAGGGGTGGTGAAGAACATGTCCATTAGCAGCCGATTTTCTGTCGGAATTCATATATTGACTCTAATTGAATTTAATAAAGAAGGAGTAACATCTTCTGAATTTTTAGCTTCAAGTGTTAACACGAACCCAGCCGTGATAAGAAAACTAATGGGAATGTTAAAAAAAGCTGGTTTGATAGAGGTACATCCAGGTATTGCAGGGGCTAAACTCGCAAAGGAATTATCTGATATTACACTGTTCGATGTTTATAAGGCAGTGAATGTTGTACAGGAGAAAGAATTGTTTAGTATACATGAAAGTCCACATCCTGATTGTCCCGTAGGCAGAAACATCCAGAATACAATTGAACCTTTATTCACAGCAGCTCAATTGTCAATGGAAAAGGTATTAAGAAATGTTACTTTAGAAGATGTTGTGAAGGATATTGCTACTAAAGAAAATATCTGTTAAAAGAGGCTTTCCCATAAGGTATCTGACTCCCTATGGGAGAGCCTCTACTCTGTTCTTCAACTAAGCTGCTTCGTTAGTTCAAAACCAAAAAGGCTGTCGTAACAACCGCTCCTTAAGTTGAATACTATCCCAATAGATTGGAGAGATAGTATATAAAAACATAAAGTCCCAACGAACCCATACTAAAAGTTATTACTGTAATTGATAAATAAGGGTTGTAGCCCTTTTGTTTTCTAGTACGCATTAAATAATAAATAGATAATACCAAACTAAATATAAATGTACCGAGCCATAAATTATTTAATAATGAAGCGCCAAAGAAAGCAAGAAAACTTACTAAGTAGGAAATATTGATCAAAAGCAAAAATATTAAAATAACTTTTCCCAAAATGTATCCCCCTCCTTCCTCTTTCATATCCAAATTTTAACATAAAGTTCTTCCTTCTTGAAGTTAATTGCCACTTTAGCTCTACAAGAAAAAAGATCGCCGCAGCGATCACTTCTTTAACTCTTGCTACGGTTAGCTTAAGTACACTTCTTCACAATATTTCGAAATGCCACATAATTGTATCTGTGAAATAAATTATCTAAATATTTATCCTTTTTTATTTGCACGAACGTTCATTCGTGTATAATTAAGATATTCTAATAAAAGGAGGAATTTTGATGAATTCTATTGATTTAATTATTTTAAACTTTAATGAAATAAGGAGAAGAAGCATTAAAGTCTGGACATCTATTCCTGATGATAAACTCCATTGGAAGCCAGATGGTGAGGCAATGAATTGCCTGGAAATGGTTAGACATGTACTAGAAAGTGAACATTACTATCACTTAGCAATTAAAAATAGAGGGAGTTTGTCCGTTTTCAATTCTCCTTTCGAAAATCGTCCATTTACCTCAGTAAATGCCGAATTGGAATATGCAGAACCTTATAGAAAAGCGTTCATAGATACAATCAAGTCATTTTCTGAAGAAGACTTAGAAAATATAAAGATTGACCGCTCTGATTCAGGTTACATAAGAGATTTAGGCGACATGTTATTACGTGTTGGCTATCATGAATCTATTCATACGGGTCAGTTATTGGATTATTTAAGAACAGCAGGTGTTCCAAGAGTCCGTATCTGGGATTAATCCACTCCGATGGTGCTAACACAATAGTGATGCACCTTTTTTATTTCACAGATTAGTTCTGAATCACTGTTCATGTTTGCCCCATTTCTTGTTTTGAATCTTCAGTCGGATAAGCTCTCGAGTAATAACTATATCTACATTAGTCGCAATTTGGTTCAAATATAACTTAAAGGGAGATTATTTTTCCCCTTCTTTCTTAAACTATCCTGCACGTTACTTCAAGAAGAAAGTGCGTTCCTTCGCTATCGAAGCATCGCACCCTATAGTTTAAGTACATAATTTCACAAACTTAATTTTCATAAAAAAGGGTGCAGTAACACCCCTTAACAAATCGGAAGATGATTCAAAAAAATTGGTAAAGCAATGTATAATCGATACTTCGAAAAATGCTACATATATTGCTTTATTCTTTTTCTGCCGTAAAAATGATCTAAAATATCTACACGATTTTGATTAGCCGGTTACCTGATCTATGCAACGCTCCAAGAATTGCTTGTATCTTATTTTTCATTTTAATTCTTAATAAAAAACTCTATTATTCGGTTACTTTTTCATTTCCCTTTAATTTATCCAATATTTTTAGTAATCCAACAAAACTTCTAATTGTAAATAATGTAAAATTCACACTACCAAAAGTATGGAATGGTGTCCATTTTTTCCATTTAAATAACCCTGTATTCTTTTCCATGTACCATTGACCAATACTCATGGGTACACTAAATATTAAACTTTTCAATAGTATTTTCCAAAATTTATCGTTGTAAGTTATCTTAACCCAGATAACACTTAAAATTGGAAAAAATAATATGTCATAAATAATATTCGTTTTAAAAATTTTTGGAAAAGGACGAACTGGATATTCAACTCTTTTTGTTCCAACCACATAAGCATCAATAAGAGTAGCTATTACTCCTTTTGAGAAAAAAATTACGAGATTTTCTCTCATTTTTGATCCTTTAAATAAAAATGGCAAAGAAATAACACATAAAGATGTAAGTAAATTTAACAGTTTTTTCTCCATAATAAACATCCTTCCAAAGGAATTAGGATTGACTATATTAAAATTTCCTATTCTAATAAATATTATCCTTTGAAATATTCAATAAATTTTCTGCAAGTGATTATTGAAAATGGGTTAATTATTAAAAAATGCCAATCGAAACCCCATTCTTTCTTCAACTGTCCTGCTCGTTGGCTCAATAATCTCAACAAAAAAGAGCGTTAATTTCTTTGTGGATCAAAGCACCCGGTTGTTCAACAAGTGACTCTGGAAAAGTTTTTTTATTCTATTCGTCATTCTTTCAGCTTCTTTATAAAATAATAATTCCACAATAAGCTGAGGTACAATAAGGGATGCACTAAAGCTGAATATATTAAATTCCAACCATTATAGTAAAAATGATCTGTATGAACTGCTCTCGATTCATATAAAACAGCCATACCAGAACACAAAATTATATAGAAACTCTTTCTCAAAAATGTTTGATGAAAGGGATAAAAATTAAGAAAGATTATATTCACAACTGGAAAGATTCCAAAAGTAACTCCTAACATCTCCCAGTTTTACAAATTGGGGATCAAAGTATCCATATAATCCATATTTTACATCCAAGAATATATCAAATAATAAGTGTAATCCTATTGCAAATAAGGATGTTACATACATTTCTACGTTCAAAAGTCTCTTTGGCATAAAGTAAACAATCATATTAAATATTTAATAGTCAGGATCATAAGTAACATAGTACGCTTCCGTCCTTCTACATACTTAATTGATATTATGTTTTCCATAAACATCTATAGTATTTATGAAAAGCTAAATTGTTTAAAGACTCTGATGTAAGTCCTCTCCTTCTGCCATGTTAGTTCAACAAGCCGCAGCGATCTCTCTCCTTAACTCTTGCTACCGGTTACTTTAAGTACAATCCTTCACAAATAAGCATTTATTACTTCCCATTTGGAAATTGATTATAAAGCAAAACCTATTTTTATTAAAATCATTTATTATGGGTAAAAATAAGCAAATAAAAATAGGGGAGGTAGAATCATGACTTCGGGTAAAGTTCCAATCACATCATCAGAATTAGCAAATTTATGGATGGCTTTTCAAGAAAAAACAATGATCATTAGAATATTGGAGCATTTTATAGAACATGCAGATAATCATGCAAAACAATTATTACAAACTCATTATGACAGTGCTTCTAAAGCAATTGATATCATTACAGAAATTTTCCAGCAAGAAGGTGCAGTAGTACCTGCTGGTTTTACTGAAAATGATGTACATAAAGGAGCTCCCAAGTTGTTTGATTTCCTGTACGATATCATGTATTTACATATGATGACTAAAGTGGAAATGAGTCTATTTTCTCTTTTTTGTGGTATGTCCTATAGGAAAGATATTAATGAATTTTTTATCAATTTGACAGCAGAGTCCCAAGCGATTAACAACCAAACAACTCAATTCCTTTTAGAAAAAGGGGTTTTGGTTCGCCCAGCTTTTGTATCAATGCCTAAAGAGGTGCATTTTGTAAAGGATAATAATTATAGGAGTTCTTTTAATTGGTTCGGTGAAACGAGATCTCTAAATACCATTGAAGTTTCTCTTATTCATCATGCCATTGAAACAAACCTTGTAGGGATGCAATTAATGATCGGATTTGCTCAAGTTGCTAAAAATAAAGAGGTGCAAAACTATCTTGTCAAAGGAATGAAATTATCAAAAAAGATCGAAATCGATTTAGGTGAATTTTTGAGACAAAGTTTTATTGAACCCCCAGCTACTCATGCGGGTAAAGCAACTGATTCAAAAATTGCACCATTTTCCGATAAATTGATGATGTACAACACAGGTTTGTTAACTTCATTTGGGCTCGGAAGTAATGCATTAGGAGGTGCATTTAGTTTACGTAATGACTTGCCAGCAAAAATGGCTCTTCTTGCAAAAGATATTTTCACTTTTGCTCAAGATGGAGGAAAGATTATGATCGAAAATGGCTGGATGGAAGAACCTCCGCAAATTGAGGATCGAAATAAACTAACTAAATAGTCTTTTATAGAAAAGAAGAGACAAATAAGATGGTATATAAGAATGATGTTTTTCGTTTCTTTTTTAAACTTATTCGCCTTTTTTTAACATTGTTATGGAAAGAGGCGATTTTTTTTTTGTTAAATTTCATAAATTTCTTATTTAACTAAACTGCCCGTTAGTGAAAAAAGCGACTGCTACTTTTGAACAATCTCCCCATTAATACAATCTCTATTGTCCTAATCGTCTCTTTTGTCTTTATCTGGCGGTTTAATAAATACATTTTCACCTGTTCAAACCCTTCTGGTTGCCAGTTTTCTTCATCGTATTTTTCTTTTTCAAAAATGTTTCGTAAAAAGGCAATTGCCTGTTCCCAAGATGGGAAAACCTGAAATGAATAAGGTGGTTGACCGATATCATTCCAAACTGCCCAACTTTTATTTGGCAGCTCCGTTGCATTCCATTGGGCATCTTCTGGAATTCGGAAAACAAAAAACGTGTTTTCAGTTGCCGACTTCCAATCTGGAAACCCCATTTTCGAAGCAAATTCATTATATTTTTTAAAGAATAAAGTCCTGAATATTTTGATTAAAAACATATGAACCTCCTCTCTTTTTTTAAAAATTATCACTGCACCTTGTTGAACTAAACTGCCCCTGTTAGCACAAGAAACGATTATCCTTGTTGAACAATCGCACCCGGTACAATGTTTCACATTTTTTTTGGAATAAGGAATAAGATAACGAGTCCTAATTAAAGCTAGATTATTTTTTCTCTTAAATTCTCTAAAAAAATCCTTCTGAAACTGATATTAAAATAAACTAGACTTTGTGTTGTTTAATTTATTTTTAAACTCTTCCAGTAC
This genomic stretch from Neobacillus niacini harbors:
- a CDS encoding CBO0543 family protein is translated as MEKKLLNLLTSLCVISLPFLFKGSKMRENLVIFFSKGVIATLIDAYVVGTKRVEYPVRPFPKIFKTNIIYDILFFPILSVIWVKITYNDKFWKILLKSLIFSVPMSIGQWYMEKNTGLFKWKKWTPFHTFGSVNFTLFTIRSFVGLLKILDKLKGNEKVTE
- a CDS encoding Rrf2 family transcriptional regulator, whose amino-acid sequence is MSISSRFSVGIHILTLIEFNKEGVTSSEFLASSVNTNPAVIRKLMGMLKKAGLIEVHPGIAGAKLAKELSDITLFDVYKAVNVVQEKELFSIHESPHPDCPVGRNIQNTIEPLFTAAQLSMEKVLRNVTLEDVVKDIATKENIC
- a CDS encoding CBO0543 family protein; protein product: MLGVTFGIFPVVNIIFLNFYPFHQTFLRKSFYIILCSGMAVLYESRAVHTDHFYYNGWNLIYSALVHPLLYLSLLWNYYFIKKLKE
- a CDS encoding SDR family oxidoreductase, translating into MKILVTGATGKLGSKVVESLLKSIPARELAVSVRNPEKTEGLRSRGVEVRHGDFDHPETLENAFKGIDRLLIISADGDNETRIRQHTNAVQAADHAGVKFIVYTSLANATESKNIMAPPHVATEAAIIKTGIPYSFLRNNWYLENEIGSIQGAMAGAPWVTSAGEGKVGWALQQDYADAAAAVLVGSGHENTVYELSGPLLTQEELVSALGNVLGKEVPVQQVSYEKYAEIMKGLGLPDFVIPIVVRIQEGIRNGSLEVESNDFKKILGRPVAPINELLTQLVNAISQTK
- a CDS encoding DinB family protein; amino-acid sequence: MNSIDLIILNFNEIRRRSIKVWTSIPDDKLHWKPDGEAMNCLEMVRHVLESEHYYHLAIKNRGSLSVFNSPFENRPFTSVNAELEYAEPYRKAFIDTIKSFSEEDLENIKIDRSDSGYIRDLGDMLLRVGYHESIHTGQLLDYLRTAGVPRVRIWD
- a CDS encoding DUF3231 family protein; the protein is MMTSGKVPITSSELANLWMAFQEKTMIIRILEHFIEHADNHAKQLLQTHYDSASKAIDIITEIFQQEGAVVPAGFTENDVHKGAPKLFDFLYDIMYLHMMTKVEMSLFSLFCGMSYRKDINEFFINLTAESQAINNQTTQFLLEKGVLVRPAFVSMPKEVHFVKDNNYRSSFNWFGETRSLNTIEVSLIHHAIETNLVGMQLMIGFAQVAKNKEVQNYLVKGMKLSKKIEIDLGEFLRQSFIEPPATHAGKATDSKIAPFSDKLMMYNTGLLTSFGLGSNALGGAFSLRNDLPAKMALLAKDIFTFAQDGGKIMIENGWMEEPPQIEDRNKLTK